From Streptomyces sp. SCSIO 75703:
CCGCGGGCGGCGCCGGCAGCTCGGCGGCGGACCGGATCCACTGCAGGCTCGGCAGTTCCCGGGCGGCGGGGCCGAGCAGGTCGACGCGGTCCTGGTCGGCGTAGAGGCCGACCGGTGTCGTCTGCTCGATCAGGGAGACCGCGATGGCCCGCGAGGCGTTGGAGTTGACGAGCAGGGCGACCGCGCCGATCTGGGCGAGGGCGTAGAAGTGCAGGGAGTAGGCGATGGAGTCCTCGAACCAGACGGCGACGCGGTCCCGGGGCCGCACGCCCTGCTCCCGGTACCAGGCCGACCAGCTCTGGGCGAGCGCGTCGAACTCGGCGAGGCTGAAGTCCTGCGCGGACCCGCCGTCCGGGGTGGCGATGGGGCGCGTGGCGTGGATGAACGGCACGTCCGGGCGCGGGTTCACGGCGAGGGCCTTGCGCAGCAGGTTGCCGCCGCCGATCGAGCTGTCGGCGGCCACGGCCGCGCGCTGCTCCGGCGTGAGGACGGTCGGGGCGAATGTGGTCATGAGGCACCTTTTCGGTGTTCCGGTTCGGACGTCGATGCGAAGGGGTGCGGGGCCCGGCCGGGCGGGCCCGGGTCGTGTGCCGGGCGGGCCGAAGTGCCGTGCGGGCTCCGGGGTGTGCGGGAGGCGCGGGCGCGCCTCAGACGTGCTGGAAGAGACGGGCGCAGGTGTCCCGGTGGTGGTCGAGGCCGGTTCCGAGTGCGGCGCGGGCGTCGGCCAGCAGCGCGGTGAACGCGGCGGCGTCGCCGGTGGCCTCCGCGAGCCGCCGCAGCGCCTCGTCGAGGGCCGAACGGGCCGCTGCCGCCTCGGGGTTGGCCCCCTGCACGTCCCCGTACACCTCCGGGGAACCGGAGGTGATCCGGGCGAGCAGGGCGAGCAGGGTGTTGGCGGGCGGCGGCGCGAGGGCGGCCACGTCCGCGACGGGCACGTCGAGGGCGCGCAGGGCGAGTCCGAAGCCGAGGACCGCGGCGTGGGGCAGCGCCTGCACGGCCGCGGCGATCCTGTCGTGCTCCCGCGCGCCGACGCGCACGATCCGCGCGCCCCACTCCTCCACGAGGCGCAGCACCTCCCCGGCGCGCGGCCCGTCGTGGCCGACGACGGCCGCGACCGGGCGGCCCTCGAAGCCGAGCGAGGGCGCGAACATGGGGTTGAGGCCGACGGCCTGGACGCCGGGCGCCGCGTCACGGACGGCGCGCGTGATCGGCTGCTTGACGGACAGGGTGTCCACGAGCACGGCGTCGGGGCGCAGTTCGCGCGCCACCTCCGGCACCGCGGCCAGGGCCGCCGTCTCCGGCAGGGCGAGGACGACGAGGTCGGCGTGGCCCACCTCGGCGCCGACCCGGAAGCCGGGTGCGGTGATGTCGCCGCGTACGTACCGCGCGCCGGGGGCGTCGTGGGACGCGGCGGTGTCGATCACGGTCACCTCGGCGCCGGAGGCGAGCAGCCGCCCGGTGAGGAGGCGTCCGACCGCGCCGGCCCCGCCGACGACCGCCGCCCGCCTGATCACGACGTGCTCCGCGAGCGCTCCGGCGCCGCGTTGCGGTCGAGGGCCGTGCGCAGCACCGCCGTCACCATGGCCCGCGACTTGACGACGGTCTCCTCGAACTCCTCGGCGGGGTCGGACAGGGAGACGATCGCGCCGCCGACGCCGAAGTCGACCCGGTCCTCGGTGGCGACCAGCGTGCGGATCACGATGCTCAGGTCGGCGGCGCCGCTCAGGGCGAACCAGCCGAGCGCCCCCGAGTAGACGCCGCGCGGGCCCTCTTCGAGCCGGTCGATGATCTCCATCGTGCGCAGCTTGGGCGCCCCGGTCATCGATCCGCCGGGGAAGGCGGCGCGGACGCAGGAGACCGCCGACTCGCCGTGGCGCAGGGTGCCGCGGATGGTGGACACCAACTGGTGCACGGGCGCGTACGTCTCCACGTGGAACAGCCGTGGCACGTGCACCGACCCGACCTCGGACACCACGTTGAGGTCGTTGCGGATCAGGTCCACGATCATCAGGTTCTCGGCGCGGTCCTTCTCCCGCCCGAGCAGGTCCCGCCGCAGCGCCTCGTCCTCCTCGGGCGTGGCGCCACGCGGGCGGGTGCCCTTGATCGGCCGGGACTCGGCGACCCGGTCGGTGCCTATGGTCAGGAACCGCTCGGGGGAGGCGCTGAGCACCGCGATCCCGGGGTAGTCGAGCAGCGCGCCGTAGGGGACGGGGCTGATCCTGCGCAGTTCGGCGTACGTGGTCAGCGGGTCGATCGCGACGTCCATGGTGACCGTGTTGGTCAGGCACACCTCGTACGTCTCGCCCTGCCGGATCTCCTCCAGGCTCTCGGCGATCCGCGCGAGGTACGCCTCCTCGTCGTGCCGCGGGTGGGTCACGGGCACGGCCTCGGGCGCGGTCATGCCCCCGCACAGCGCGGCCGGCGCGTCCCCATCCCGTGTCGCGCCGCTCGCCGCGGGCAGGGCGCGCAGGCGCCGTTCCGTCTCGTCGAGCCAGCGCCCGGCCTCCGCGGTGTCGCCGTCGAGGGAGAGCGCGAGCAGGTGGCTGACGCCCTCGGCGTGGTCGACGGCGAGCATCCGGTCCGCGAAGAGCAGGGCGGCGTCGGGGGTCTCGGCCTTGTGCACGGCCTGCGCGCCGGCCTCGGCCTTCAGTTCGTAGCCGAGGTAGCCGACGTAGCCGAGGTTGAACTCGAAGGGCAGGCCCGGTGGTACGGGCACCCGGCGCAGGGCGAGCTGCTCGTCGAGGTACTCGAAGAAGTTCTGTTCGACGATCTCCTCCGTGCCGCCGGAGCGCACGGTGACGAAGCCGTCGGAGACCCGGTAGTCGACGTACTCGGCGAGCGGACCGCCGCCGTCGCCCAGGAAGGAGAAGCGGGACAGGCCGTCGATGACGGCACCGCTGTCCAGCCAGAACCCGTGCTCCCCGGCGGCGAACAGCTCCCGGTAGGCGGCCTCGGTGTCGGGTTCCACCGCCACGGTGCGCACGTGCACGGTGTAGGCGCGAGGCCGGCGGCCGTCCTTCGCCCCCGCGTGGGCCAGCGCCAGGTCACGGAAGTTGGCGAGGAGTTCGCGGCCGTACTCGCTGCTGATGGACTCCGGGTGGAACTGGACGCCCCACACCGGCAGCGAGGTGTGCCGCACGCCCATGACCACGCCGTCCTCGGTCCAGGCGATGGCCTCCAGTTCGTCGGGGAGCCGGGTCGCGGCCAGGGAGTGGTAGCGCACGACGTCGTAGGGGCTCGGCAGGTCCTTGAAGACGTCGACGCCGGTGTGGCGCACGGCGGAGACACGGCCGTGCATGGGCTGCGGGGCGAGCCCCACCTCGCCGCCGAACAGGTGCGCGATGCCCTGGTGGCCGAGGCACACGCCGAGCACCGGCAGACCGCTCTCCAGGACGGCGCGGGCGCTGATGCCGAAGTCCCGTTCCCGGCCCGGGTGTCCGGGGCCCGGCGAGACGACGATCGCGTCGTACGCGGTGAGGTCCAGTGTGTCCCAGTCGGCGCCGTTCCTGACGACGACCGGCGGCAGGCCGTTCACCTCGCCGAGAAGCTGGTAGAGGTTGTAGGTGAACGAGTCGTAGTTGTCTATGAGCAGTGTTCTCATGCCGGGCGCCCCGCGATCACGACGTCCTCGACGCGGCACGTCTCGGCGATGACCAGGTCGTAGAGGGCGCGCAGGAACTCCTGGCTGATGCCGTGCTCCGCGCCGTAGCGCGCGGCCCTCTCCTGCACGACGCCGATGCGCTGCGGCTGCATCATCGGCACGCCGTGCTCACGCTTGAAGTGGCCGATCTCGACGCACTTCTCGATGCGGGAACGCAGGGTTTCGAGGAATTGCCTGTCGATCGCGTCGAGTTCCGCGCGCAGGTCTTCGATGGTTGCTTCGGAATGTGAATTCTGTTGCATGAGAATGCCCTCCCCCATTGACGCAGTGAATTGTGCAGGTCCGCGGGGTGCGGTGGCCACCCGTTCGATAGCTCGGGTCCCCGCACTGCACACAGTGCGGGGATACATAACACCCGAACCGGGACATAGGCCCCATTCCGTCGTGGCGGGCACACCGGGAACCGGCCCTTGCCAAGATCTGCGGTCCGAACCCATAGTTTCTTTCGCCCGAGGCGGCGAAACGGCACCGGATGGGGGAGAAATGAATACGGTGAACCACACCGGGAGAACCGGAACCGAATCGGCCGGAAGCGCGGAATCCGCCGGCGTCGGCGATCTGACCGGACTGCTCGGCATCCAGGTGCGGACCCGGCCCGACGCCGTCGCGGTCGTCCACGGCGACGACACCCTGACGTTCCGCGAACTGGCCGAGGCGGCCCACTACCAGGCGCTCCACCTGCGCACTCTCGGGGTCGGCAAGGACACCTGCGTCGGCCTGTTCACCGGTGCGGGGCTACGGCAGGCGATCGGGGTCTGGGGTGTCCTGCGCTCGGGCGGCGCCTATCTGCCCCTGTCACCGGATTATCCGGACGACCGCGTACGCACCATGATCGAGGATTCCGGAATCACCGTCCTGCACACCGAGGAGAAACTGCTCGACCGGGCCCGGGAACTCGCGGGAAACGGGGTCCGCCTCGTCACGGAAAAGGATGCGGAGGAATTCCGGAAGAACCTCGACGAGAACACGCGGAACATTCCGCTTCCGCCACCGGATCCGGACGGCCTGGCCTATGTCATCTACACCTCGGGAAGCACCGGAAGCCCCAAGGGCGTGATGATCGAGCACCGCGCCGTCGTCCATCAGATGAGGTGGCTGAAGAGCGCGTTCGGCATCGGCCCCGGGAAAGTCGTCCTGCAGAAGACCCCCCTCAGTTTCGACGCGGCGCAATGGGAATTCCTGGCCCCCGCGTGCGGCGCCGGAACAGTACTGGCCCCGGCCGGCGCGCACCGCGACCCGGGCCGCGTCATCGACGAGATCGTGACGCACTCGGTGACCACGCTGCAATGCGTCCCGACTCTTCTCGCCGCCCTGCTCGACCACCCGGACGTGCGCCGCTGCACTTCTCTGCGGCAGATGTTCAGCGGCGGCGAGAGCCTGTCCCGGAAACTGGCCCTGCACTGCGCCCGGACCCTGCCGCACTGCACCCTGGTCAACCTCTACGGACCCACCGAATGCACCATCAACACCTGCGCGCACACCGTCGACCCCGCTGCCCTCTCCCTCCCGGACGGCCCGCGGTCGGTGCCCATCGGCCGCCCCGTACCGGGCCTGCGCCACCACGTCCTGGACGACCGGGGCCGCCCGGTCCCGCCTGGCGAGACCGGGGAACTGCACATCAGCGGCGTACAGTTGGCCCGCGGCTACCTGCACCGCCCGGACGCGACGGCGGAGCGCTTCGTCCCCTCGCCGCACCCCGCGCCGCACGACCGGCTCTACCGCACCGGCGACCTGGCCCACTGGAACACCGACGGCACCCTGCAGTTCACGGGCCGCGCCGACAACCAGGTCAAACTGCGCGGCCACCGCATCGAACTGGACGAGATACGCCTGGCGATCGAGGCACACACCTGGGTCAAGAACGCGGCCGTCCTGGTCCGCGACGACCCCCGCACCGGATTCCGGCACCTCGTCGCCTGCCTCGAACTCAGCCCGCGCGAGGCCGCGCTCATGGACCAGGGCACCTTCGGCGAGCACCACCTCTCGAAGGACTCCCGGCTCCAGGTCCGGGCACAACTGGCGGCGCCCGGCGTCCGCGACGACCTCGAAGGGGCCCGGTCCGTGGCCCTGCCCGGCGCCGAGGCCACACCCGCACAGCGCCGCCGTGCCTTCGCCCGCAAGACCTACCGCTTCTACGAGGGAGGGGCGCCCACCGAGCGGGACGTCCTCGCCGCGCTCTCCCGCGAGGTGCCACCGGCCCCGCCGCGCCCGCCCGGCCGGCTCACGCTCACCGAACTCGGCGCCATCCTACGGAACTTCGGCCCGCACACCAGCGCCGAACGCCTGCTGCCCAAGTACGCCTACGCGTCTCCCGGATCGCTGTACGCCACCCAGCTCCACGCCGAGGTCACGGGCGGCCTGCCCGGCCTCGCCCCCGGCCTGTACTACTACCACCCGCTGCGCCACCGGCTGGTCCTCGTCCGCCCGGACCGGGACACGGGCGCGGCACCCGGCGTCACCTTCCACCTCGTGGGCCGCCGGTCCGCCATCGAACCGGTCTACAAGACCAACGTCCAGGAGGTCCTGGAGATCGAGGCCGGTCACCTGCTCGGCCTCTTCGACGAGGTCCTGCCCGCGTACGGTCTGGGCCTGCGGACGCTGCCCCACGACCCGCGGGCCCGCGACCGGTGCGGCGGCGCCGGCGACGACCCCTTCCTCGGCTCCTACGCCCTGGTCCCCGCGGAACCCGGCGCCCGCCCCGAGTGGCGCGACCGCGTGGACGTCCACGTCCAGATCCACCCCGGCAGCGGGACGGGGCTGCGCCCTGGCCAGTACCGCCACCGCGCCGGGCGCCTGGAGCGGATCGCGGACGAGCTGGTGCTGAGACGGCACGTCATCGCCATCAACCAGCAGGTCTACCGGCGGGCGTCCCTCGGCGTCACCTTCACCGCCCACACCCCCGGGGACGAACCGGGCTACGTGAACCTCGGCCGGGCCCTCCAGCACCTCCAGCACAACACGGCGGGCCTCGGCTTCATGCCGGCCGGCTACAGCTCGCGCTCGGGCCGCGACCTGCCCGCCGCCCGTCGCATGACCGGCCTGCTCGAAGGTCTCGGCCTGCCCACCGGTCCCCTGTACTTCTGCGTCGGCGGCCGGGTGAGCGACGACCAGATCGCGCACGAGGGCATGGCCGAGGACACCGTCCACATGAAGGGCCCGGCCGAGCTGGTCAAGGAGGACCTGGCCGCCCGGCTGCCGGAGTTCATGGTCCCGAACCGGCTCCTGGTCCTGGAGCGGCTCCCGCACACCGCCAACGGCAAGCTGGACGTCCGGGCCCTCACCGCACTCGCGGACACCGCGGTGGCCCAGGACGCCCGGCCCGTCGTACCGCCCCGCACCCACACCGAGACCCGCCTGTGCGCGCTGTGGCAGGCGGCCCTGCACCGCGACACGGTCTCCGTCCGGGACGACTTCTTCGAGTGCGGCGGCAACTCCCTGGTCGCGGTGTCCCTGGTGCACCGGATCAACCGGGAGTTCGGCTGTTCCCTGCCGCTTCAGGTGCTGTTCACCGCACCCACGGTGGAGCGCCTGGCCGCACGCATCGCCGACACGGCCCCGCCGCCCCGGCTGGTGCCCCTCGCCCGGGGCCACCGGGCCGCGTCCCCGGGGCGGGGCGGCACCGGGGAGCGGCCCGTCCTGTGCTGGCCGGGCCTCGGCGGCTACGCCATGAACCTGCGGCCGCTCGCCTCCCGGCTGGCCGAGGCCCCGGGCTCCCGCCCCCTGTACGGGGTCCAGGCGTACGGCCTCAACCAGGGCGAGATCCCCCACGACGGCCTGGAGGAGATGGCCGCGGCCGACGTGCGCGCCCTGCGCCGGGTGCAGCCGGAGGGCCCGTACACGCTGTGGGGGTACTCCTTCGGCGCGCGGGTCGCCTTCGCCGCCGCCCGCCTGCTGGAGCGGGCGGGCGAGGAGGTGGACCGCCTGGTCCTCCTCGCGCCCGGGTCACCGAGGCTGCCGGGCCCGCCGTCCTGGACGGCCGCGGGGGCCGACTTCGGCGACCGGACGTTCCGCACGGTCCTCTACTCCGTCTTCGCCGGCCGCACCGACGGCCCCCTGCTCGACGCCTGTCTGCGCGAGGGCACCGACGAGGAGGGCTTCACGCGGTTCGTGCTGCGCCACTTCCCCGGCCTCGCCCCCGCCACCGTCCGCCGCGTCGTCCGCGTCGCCTGCCGCACGTACGGCTGGACGCCGGCGCCGGGGCCCGTCGCGGCCCCGGTCACCGTCCTGGCGGCCCGCGGCGACGAGGAGTCCTTCGTCGAACGCGACCCGGCCCTCGTGGCCGGCCCGGCCACCGTCGTCCGCCTGGACACCGACCACTACGGGCTCCTGCGGGACCCGGGGGTCGACGAACTCGCCCATGTCCTGCGCCACTCACTCGACTGACACCCCAGAAGGAGCAGCACCGTGCCCCACGTGACCGTCAAGCACTTCCCCGCCCCGCTCGACGACGAGCGCCGCGCCCGCCTCGCCGCCCGCATCACGGAGGCCCTCCGGGAGGCCTTCGGCGTCGACGACGGCAGCGTGTCGATCGCGCTGCTGCCCGTCGCGCCCGACCGGTGGGACGCCGAGGTCTACCGGCCGGAGATCGCGGACCGCCGCGACCACCTGCTGAAGGCGCCGACGTACTGAGCCGCGCCCGCAGGCCGCGGACCGGGCCTCACGCTTCCCCCGGCCCCGGGCACACCGGGACCGGAGGCACCGGCGTGACCGGGCGGGCCATCAGGCGGCGCGGGTCGGCGGCGCGGTCGATGGCCTGCTCGACGGCGGCCATGCGGTCGGCGAGCAGGGTCAGCGCGGCGACCGCCCGGGTCAGCCGGTCCTCGTCGGCGCCGCCGAGGGCCTGGCCGCGGACGTAGGCGGCCTTGACCTCGGCCCAGCGCGCGGCCCGCTCCGGGCTGAGGGCGTGCCGCAGTTCGGCCAGTTTGAGCAGGCCGGCCTCGGCTCCGCCGGTGAGGGTCTGGGCCTCGGCGGCGTAGTGGTCGTCGACGACGGCGGACAGTTCGGCGGCGTTCATGACCGGCCGGACACGCTGGGCGATCTTGTTCATGTTGCGGTACGAGCCCTGGAGGCCGAAGGGCGGCTCGGTGCGGCTGCCGTCGGTCCGGGCGGCGGAGGCGAGGTAGGCCGCGTTGACCGCGAGGACCGTCTCCCGGGCGGCGAGCAGGTGGCGCAGGACCGCGAGGATCTCCTCCAGTTCGGCCGGCGGGTACGGGTGGGTGAGCCGGTCGGACCGGGCCGCGGGGTCGCCGCCGGCCAGCCGGATCAGCAGTTCCAGGTCGGCGCGGTCGCGGCCGGCCAGCGGGGCGAGCACCGGGTTGGCGGTGAGCGCGTTCTCGACGAAGCTCAGCGCGAACGCCTCCTCCTTGCCGGTGAGGACGTCGCCGAGGTTCCACACGTCGGCCCGGTTGGCGAGCATGTCGGGGACCCGGAAGCGGGTGCCGGACTCGGTGTAGGGGTTGCCGGCCATGCACACCGCGAAGCGCTTGCCACGCAGGTCGTGGCTGTGCGGCTCACCGTCGCGGACGCCCTCGATCCGGCGGGTGGCGTCGCACAGCGGGATGAACTTCTGCAGCAGTTCGGGCGAGAGGTGCTGGATGTCGTCGAGGTACAGGAGCGTGTTGTTGCCCGCCTCCAGCGCGAAGTTGATCTTCTCGACCTCGCGGCGGGCCGTCGCGTTCGGGGCCTCCGCCGGGTCGAGCGAGGTCACGACGCGGCCGAGGGCGGGGCCGTCGATCTTCACGAGCAGCAGTCCGAGCCGGTCGGCGACGTACTCCATCAGTGTCGTCTTGCCGTACCCGGGCGGGGAGACGAGGAGCAGCAGGCCGCCGGTGCCGGCGCGGCGGGAGGTGCCGGTGGTGCCGAGCTGCTTGGCGAGGCTGTCGCCGATCAGCGGCAGGTAGACCTCGTCGATCAGGCGGCTGCGCACGAAGGCGGACATGACCCGCGGCCGGTGCTCGTCCAGGCGCAGCCGGGCGCGCTCGGCGGCCACCAGTTCGGTGCGGCGGCGCTGGTAGGCGCGGTGTCCGGGCACGTCGTGGGTGCAAAACCGCCGGGTGCGGGCCAGGAACTCGTCGATCCGGACGGTGAGGGCGCGGCCGGTCAGCCGCGGGTGGCTGCCGAGCAGTCCCTCGACGGTCGTGGTCAGCGGCGCCTCGCCGGGGTAGCGGGGCAGGTCCGGGCAGAGTTCGGCGGCGACCGCCTCGGCCAGGTCGCCGGGGTCGAGGTCGGTGCCGGCCGCGCCGGCGTAGGCGGTGAGCCACGCCTCGACGAGCTGGTGGCGGGCCGCCGGGTCGGGCAGCGCGGCCAGGTCCTCGTCGTAGGCGGGTGCGTCCACGGCCTCGCGGAAGGCGTCGAGCAGGGCGCCGGTGGCGGCGGCGAGCACGAACCCCTCGGGGCCGCCGGTGAGTTCCTCGAAGAGGTAGGAGGCGGCGGCGGTCGCGGCGGGGCCGCCGATGGCCTCGGCGAGTTCGGCGCGCAGGTCGTCGGCGCCCGGTGCCCGGCCGAAGGCGGCGCGGGCCCGTTCCAGCGAGCGTGCGCGCCGGGTCCATTCCTCGCGCCGGCCCGGGGTGGTGCCGTGGGCCCAGAAGAGCTGGGCGGCGGCGCGTGCGGCGGGCTCGTGGCGCAGCGGTCCGGCGGCGTCGTACAGGGCGAGCAGGGCGCGCAGGATCAGCACGGCGTCGTGGTCGTGGACGCCCCGTTCGTACCCCTCGTCGTACGCGGCCTGCGCGGTCCGGGCGACCAGGTCGGGCAGGTCGGCCGCGGCCAGGGCGCGCGGACCGTGTTCGTCCAGGAGCCGGGCGGCGAGGTGTTCGGCGCGGTAGACCTCGGGTGACTCGGAGGGCAGGGGCCGGTCCCAGTAGGGGCGGGTGGCGGCGAAGCCGGGGTCGGTGACCGGGCGGCGGTAGTCGGTGCCGCCGAGCGCGAAGGCGAGGCCGTCGCCGTCCGGGACCAGGCCCAGGTCGAGCGGCTGGGTGTTGACGGCGAAGCTGTGGTCCCCGAGCCGCAGGGCGCGGCCGTCGTCGGCGTACAGGTCGGCGCGGTCGCGCAGGGCGCGCAGCGCCTCCTGGCGGGCGGCCTCCAGGCGGCCGTCGATCTCCTCGGCGCGGACCGTGTCGCCCTCGGCGCGCAGGTCCCCGGCGATGCGGCGGACCTTGCCGGGCATCGGGTCGGAGGTGAAGTAGGCGGTGACGGCGTCCGCGTCGGGCAGGGCGGCGGCCCGGCGGGTCACGGTGGCGAGGACGCGGGCGGCGGAGTCGGCGAGGCGTTCGGCGCGGCGGGCCCGCGCGTCGGCGAGGGTCTGCTTGCGGGCGGAGAACGCCTCCTGCACCTCGTCGCGCTTGTCGGCGAGCCGGTCGAGGAAGTCGTCGAACTCGCCGAACCGCGACTCCAGGTTCTCCACCTGGACGAGGACGCGGGCCAGTTGTCCGTCGCACTCCTCGGGGCTGTCGGCCGCCGCGAGGGCGCCGGTCACGGACTGGCCGAGCAGCGCGAACTCGGCGGTGAAAGCGGCTCGTTCCTCGTGGTCGAGGAGTTCGCGGCGCCGGTTGTCGAGGGTGGCGCGGACCCGGTTGACCCCGCCGAGGACGGTGGCGATGCGCTCCAGTACGGCGGTGCGGACGGTGGCGTCGCCGAATTCCAGGCCGGCGACGACCTCGGTGACCGTGCGCAGCCGGTCGCCCAGTTCCTCCAGGCGGGCGGCGACGGGCTCGGCCTCGGCGACGGTGGTGACGGCCCCGGCGGCGTCGAGCAGTTCCCCGACGTCGGCGTGGTGTCCGGCGAACGCCTCGTCGCGGGCCAGGTGGGTGACGGCCCGGCGGCCGAAGGAGGCGAGGTCGGCCTCGGCGCCCTCGGCCAGTTCCTCCAGCCGCTCGGCGTCGAGGTGGCGCAGGTCCTTCAGGGTGAGCAACTGTCCCTGCGCCCGCCGCAGTTCGGTCAGTCCGTCGACCCAGGCGGCGGCGTCGCGGGGACTCTCGCCGCGCAGCCGGCGCACCACGGCGTCGAGGCGTTCGGCGGCCTCGTCCAGCCGCTCGGCGGCGTGCCGGGTCAGCTCCTGCACGGTGCGGAACTCGGCCAGCACCTGTTCGGCGGTGGCCCGTACCTCGGCCAACGGCTCGTGCAGGGAGCCGAGTTCCGCGTCGTCGAGCCAGTGGCAGGAGTCGGCGAGGCGCACGCAGGAGGCGGCCAGCTCCTCGTACACCTCGCTGGTGGGGGTGGTCTCGGTGACGGCGCGGGTGATGGAGAGGCAGTCGGAGATGCCGCGGACGAGGTCGGCGTTGCCGACGCGGGCGAGCGCTCCGCTTCCGGTGGGCAGGGCGGCGGCGTGGGTGTCGGAGAGGTAGGGTGACTCCCAGAGCTGGAGGGTGTGCACGCGGGCCGGTTCGTCACCGGAGCGGAGCACCGCCAGGGTGCCGTCGTCGAAGAGCGCCCAGGCCGTGCAGGAGAGCGGGGTGGCGATCTCCTTGCGGAGCATGTTGTACGGCAGCAGCAGGCTCCGGCCGCTCGCCGGCGCGTGGAAGGCGAAGAGCG
This genomic window contains:
- a CDS encoding tautomerase family protein — protein: MPHVTVKHFPAPLDDERRARLAARITEALREAFGVDDGSVSIALLPVAPDRWDAEVYRPEIADRRDHLLKAPTY
- the pabB gene encoding aminodeoxychorismate synthase component I, coding for MRTLLIDNYDSFTYNLYQLLGEVNGLPPVVVRNGADWDTLDLTAYDAIVVSPGPGHPGRERDFGISARAVLESGLPVLGVCLGHQGIAHLFGGEVGLAPQPMHGRVSAVRHTGVDVFKDLPSPYDVVRYHSLAATRLPDELEAIAWTEDGVVMGVRHTSLPVWGVQFHPESISSEYGRELLANFRDLALAHAGAKDGRRPRAYTVHVRTVAVEPDTEAAYRELFAAGEHGFWLDSGAVIDGLSRFSFLGDGGGPLAEYVDYRVSDGFVTVRSGGTEEIVEQNFFEYLDEQLALRRVPVPPGLPFEFNLGYVGYLGYELKAEAGAQAVHKAETPDAALLFADRMLAVDHAEGVSHLLALSLDGDTAEAGRWLDETERRLRALPAASGATRDGDAPAALCGGMTAPEAVPVTHPRHDEEAYLARIAESLEEIRQGETYEVCLTNTVTMDVAIDPLTTYAELRRISPVPYGALLDYPGIAVLSASPERFLTIGTDRVAESRPIKGTRPRGATPEEDEALRRDLLGREKDRAENLMIVDLIRNDLNVVSEVGSVHVPRLFHVETYAPVHQLVSTIRGTLRHGESAVSCVRAAFPGGSMTGAPKLRTMEIIDRLEEGPRGVYSGALGWFALSGAADLSIVIRTLVATEDRVDFGVGGAIVSLSDPAEEFEETVVKSRAMVTAVLRTALDRNAAPERSRSTS
- a CDS encoding chorismate mutase family protein, whose translation is MQQNSHSEATIEDLRAELDAIDRQFLETLRSRIEKCVEIGHFKREHGVPMMQPQRIGVVQERAARYGAEHGISQEFLRALYDLVIAETCRVEDVVIAGRPA
- a CDS encoding prephenate dehydrogenase/arogenate dehydrogenase family protein produces the protein MIRRAAVVGGAGAVGRLLTGRLLASGAEVTVIDTAASHDAPGARYVRGDITAPGFRVGAEVGHADLVVLALPETAALAAVPEVARELRPDAVLVDTLSVKQPITRAVRDAAPGVQAVGLNPMFAPSLGFEGRPVAAVVGHDGPRAGEVLRLVEEWGARIVRVGAREHDRIAAAVQALPHAAVLGFGLALRALDVPVADVAALAPPPANTLLALLARITSGSPEVYGDVQGANPEAAAARSALDEALRRLAEATGDAAAFTALLADARAALGTGLDHHRDTCARLFQHV
- a CDS encoding amino acid adenylation domain-containing protein translates to MNHTGRTGTESAGSAESAGVGDLTGLLGIQVRTRPDAVAVVHGDDTLTFRELAEAAHYQALHLRTLGVGKDTCVGLFTGAGLRQAIGVWGVLRSGGAYLPLSPDYPDDRVRTMIEDSGITVLHTEEKLLDRARELAGNGVRLVTEKDAEEFRKNLDENTRNIPLPPPDPDGLAYVIYTSGSTGSPKGVMIEHRAVVHQMRWLKSAFGIGPGKVVLQKTPLSFDAAQWEFLAPACGAGTVLAPAGAHRDPGRVIDEIVTHSVTTLQCVPTLLAALLDHPDVRRCTSLRQMFSGGESLSRKLALHCARTLPHCTLVNLYGPTECTINTCAHTVDPAALSLPDGPRSVPIGRPVPGLRHHVLDDRGRPVPPGETGELHISGVQLARGYLHRPDATAERFVPSPHPAPHDRLYRTGDLAHWNTDGTLQFTGRADNQVKLRGHRIELDEIRLAIEAHTWVKNAAVLVRDDPRTGFRHLVACLELSPREAALMDQGTFGEHHLSKDSRLQVRAQLAAPGVRDDLEGARSVALPGAEATPAQRRRAFARKTYRFYEGGAPTERDVLAALSREVPPAPPRPPGRLTLTELGAILRNFGPHTSAERLLPKYAYASPGSLYATQLHAEVTGGLPGLAPGLYYYHPLRHRLVLVRPDRDTGAAPGVTFHLVGRRSAIEPVYKTNVQEVLEIEAGHLLGLFDEVLPAYGLGLRTLPHDPRARDRCGGAGDDPFLGSYALVPAEPGARPEWRDRVDVHVQIHPGSGTGLRPGQYRHRAGRLERIADELVLRRHVIAINQQVYRRASLGVTFTAHTPGDEPGYVNLGRALQHLQHNTAGLGFMPAGYSSRSGRDLPAARRMTGLLEGLGLPTGPLYFCVGGRVSDDQIAHEGMAEDTVHMKGPAELVKEDLAARLPEFMVPNRLLVLERLPHTANGKLDVRALTALADTAVAQDARPVVPPRTHTETRLCALWQAALHRDTVSVRDDFFECGGNSLVAVSLVHRINREFGCSLPLQVLFTAPTVERLAARIADTAPPPRLVPLARGHRAASPGRGGTGERPVLCWPGLGGYAMNLRPLASRLAEAPGSRPLYGVQAYGLNQGEIPHDGLEEMAAADVRALRRVQPEGPYTLWGYSFGARVAFAAARLLERAGEEVDRLVLLAPGSPRLPGPPSWTAAGADFGDRTFRTVLYSVFAGRTDGPLLDACLREGTDEEGFTRFVLRHFPGLAPATVRRVVRVACRTYGWTPAPGPVAAPVTVLAARGDEESFVERDPALVAGPATVVRLDTDHYGLLRDPGVDELAHVLRHSLD